From a region of the Dictyostelium discoideum AX4 chromosome 2 chromosome, whole genome shotgun sequence genome:
- the clc gene encoding clathrin light chain, with amino-acid sequence MSDPFGEENVEITEEFVEGDINENDLIDGNVEYVDGNGISFETTTFDNSNNNNNNNNHNNNSYNSGFDGDLSSVDGDMKPKETAPAMREYLEKHEKEMQEKKKKSEEKRQKKIAEAKQSLDNFYSEREAKKKTALKNNRDHNKSLETDSTSGNTTHTWESVVSMIDLQAKPNPANKDTSRMREILIRLKNQPIV; translated from the exons ATGTCAGATCCATTTGGTGAAGAAAATGTTGAAATCACAGAAGAATTTGTTGAAGGAGATatcaatgaaaatgatttaatcgATGGAAATGTAGAATATGttgatggtaatggtatTTCATTTGAAACCACAACATTTGACAActcaaacaacaacaataacaataataaccatAACAATAATAGCTATAATAGTGGATTCGATGGTGATTTATCCTCAGTTGATGGTGACATGAAACCAAAAGAAACTGCACCAGCAATGAg AGAATATTTGGAAAAACATGAAAAAGAAATgcaagaaaagaaaaagaaatctgAAGAAAAACGTCAAAAAAAGATTGCAGAAGCTAAACAATCATTAGATAATTTTTATAGTGAACGTGAAGCAAAGAAAAAGACAgcattaaaaaacaatagggatcataataaatcattagaaACTGATTCAACCAGTGGTAACACTACTCACACTTGGGAATCTGTTGTCTCAATGATCGATTTACAAGCAAAACCAAATCCAGCCAATAAAGATACTTCAAGAATGAGAGAAATTTTAATTcgtttaaaaaatcaaccaattgtttaa
- a CDS encoding SGK family protein kinase — protein sequence MTTTISSNLPSQLEISPTKLLITKQPIKLRESTESPFKSMMDTFKNTIISTSPTECEESSSSTITTPSEESLSSGEESSSISDSESKIITIATLLKPSNSVQDFTPLCNGAQETEIVKISNSINLSNFIIKHLVGKGGFGKVFQVVHVDTQKVYALKVIKKNHIIAKKSVVNTLAEKDILKKISHPFIVNLHYAFQNEKKLYLVMDFVNGGQLFYHLQKEAIFSEDQVRFYMAELILALEHLHDSNIVHRDLKPENILLDSQGHCILTDFGLAKLEVKTNNETFSFAGTLEYMAPEMIQHATCGKAVDWWSIGILMYDMMIGKPPFEHKNRALMQEKIISEKAKFPKFVSSSARSLINGLLTKDPTKRLGANGAIEIKRHPFFKSIQWRKIENKEITPPFVPSTKGIDDISNFDHASLKAHQRDSFSTSPTLSSSQQAYFDGFSFVRTPVLLESQK from the exons atgacaacaacaatttcaagTAATTTACCAAGTCAATTAGAAATTTCACCAaccaaattattaattactaaacaaccaattaaattaagaGAATCCACAGaatcaccatttaaatcaatgaTGGATACTTTTAAGAATACAATAATttcaacatcaccaacagAATGTgaagaatcatcatcatcgacTATTACAACACCAAGTGAAGAATCCTTATCATCAGGTGAAGAgtcatcatcaatttcagatagtgaatcaaaaataataacaatagcaaCTTTATTGAAACCATCAAATAGTGTACAAGATTTTACACCATTATGTAACGGTGCACAAGAGACTGAAATCGTTAAAATTTCAAACTCAATCAATTTATCGAATTTCATAATTAAACATTTAGTTGGTAAAGGTGGATTTGGTAAAGTTTTTCAAGTGGTTCATGTCGATACTCAAAAGGTGTATGCACTAAAAGTCATTAAAAAGAATCATATCATCGCCAAGAAAAGTGTAGTAAATACATTAGCTGAAAAAGATATTCTAAAGAAGATTTCACATCCATTCATTGTCAATCTTCATTATGCATTccaaaatgaaaagaaactTTATTTAGTAATGGATTTCGTTAATGGCGgtcaattattttatcatcttcaaaaAGAAGCAATCTTCTCCGAAGATCAAGTTAGATTCTACATGgctgaattaattttagcaTTGGAACATCTTCATGACTCAAATATAGTTCATCGTGATTTAAAACCTGAAAATATCCTATTAGATTCTCAAGGTCATTGCATTCTAACTGATTTCGGTCTTGCAAAATTAGAagttaaaacaaataatgaaaCATTTAGTTTTGCTGGTACTTTAGA atatATGGCACCAGAAATGATTCAACATGCAACATGTGGTAAAGCAGTTGATTGGTGGAGTATTGGTATTTTAATGTATGATATGATGATTGGTAAACCACCATTTGAACATAAGAATCGTGCATTAATGCAAGAGAAAATCATTAGTGAGAAAGCAAAATTTCCAAAATTCGTTTCATCATCTGCTCgttcattaattaatggttTACTCACTAAAGATCCAACTAAAAGATTAGGTGCAAATGGtgcaattgaaattaaaagacatccattctttaaatcaattcaatggagaaagattgaaaataaagaaattacacCACCATTCGTCCCATCAACTAAAGGTATCGATGATATTAGTAATTTCGATCACGCATCTTTAAAAGCTCATCAAAGAGATTCTTTTTCAACTTCCCCAACTTTATCATCTTCTCAACAAGCTTATTTTGATGGTTTTAGTTTTGTAAGAACTCCAGTTTTATTAGAATctcaaaaataa
- the mgm101 gene encoding mitochondrial genome maintenance protein has translation MKRFISTTSLRVLSNLNKNNNNNNKFNKSIVGVFNREFSSSNEGLNKVNFGENNNSSTTEPTKVLFNDSQFYQEDKYQGISKEPFSKEIVDTLLADLNPDDIEIKPDGLIYLPEIKYRRILNQAFGPGGWALKPFGPPVVEGKTLIRPYALYCLGRYVAESIGEQQYVPNSFISFATATESAKSNALVRCCKDLGIGSSLWDPIFIRQWKSEYATERWCENSKTKERRLFWFLSNRSENQLPYPWKESDFNQVPSNSSYSSSSSSINNNSNSSNNNNNNSDSSSSINQPQQETISYHQDDSSSPSSKITEQQDDSEDIDIDDVVPPQLKKYAGKTWRQLVADPKGLSYLQWASSSFDNAPKIKSQATAILEFINKSQ, from the coding sequence ATGAAAAGATTTATTTCAACAACAAGTTTACGtgttttatcaaatttaaataaaaacaataacaataacaacaagtTTAACAAATCAATTGTTGGAGTATTCAATAGAGAATTCTCAAGTTCAAATGAAGGattaaataaagttaattttggtgaaaataataactcATCCACCACTGAACCAACTAAAGTATTATTTAACGATTCACAATTTTATCAAGAGGATAAATATCAAGGTATTTCAAAAGAACCATTTAGTAAAGAGATTGTTGATACTTTATTAGCAGATTTAAATCCAGACGATATTGAAATCAAACCAGAtggtttaatttatttaccaGAGATCAAATATAGACGTATTTTAAATCAAGCATTCGGACCAGGAGGTTGGGCATTAAAACCATTCGGACCACCAGTTGTCGAGGGTAAAACATTGATTAGACCTTATGCACTCTATTGTTTAGGTAGATATGTAGCCGAATCCATTGGTGAGCAACAATACGTTCCAAATTCATTCATTTCATTTGCCACCGCCACTGAATCTGCTAAATCCAATGCATTGGTTCGTTGTTGTAAAGATTTAGGTATTGGCTCAAGTCTTTGGGATCCAATTTTCATTCGTCAATGGAAATCTGAATATGCCACAGAGAGATGGtgtgaaaattcaaaaacaaaagaaagaCGTTTGTTTTGGTTCCTTTCAAATCGTTCAGAAAATCAACTTCCATATCCATGGAAAGAATCTGATTTTAATCAAGTAccatcaaattcatcatattcatcatcatcatcatcaataaataacaatagtaatagtagtaataataataataataatagtgattcatcatcttcaataAATCAACCACAACAAGAAACAATTTCATATCATCAAGATGATTCatcttcaccatcatcaaaaaTTACAGAACAACAAGATGATTCAGAAGATATTGATATCGATGATGTAGTACCACcacaattaaagaaatatgCAGGTAAAACATGGAGACAACTTGTTGCTGATCCAAAAGGTCTTAGTTATTTACAATGGGCTTCTTCATCATTCGATAATGCccccaaaattaaaagtcAAGCAACTGcaattttagaatttatcaataaaagtcaataa